Proteins from one Setaria italica strain Yugu1 chromosome V, Setaria_italica_v2.0, whole genome shotgun sequence genomic window:
- the LOC101766393 gene encoding transcription termination factor MTERF6, chloroplastic/mitochondrial: protein MASGVSNGKSLTQWLRENGFDEETVARMARRCKNLHSLDAGEASGVWDYLLTSVKIERRRLRHVVAKCPKVLTLPVDGKLVPTVQCLATLQAKPGEVAQAIAKFPQILFHSVEEKLCPLLAFFQTLGVSEKQLAKLLMVNPRLISYSIEAKFSQMVDFLVDLDMDKEGMIGKILTKEPYIMGYSVDKRLRPTAEFLKSEVGLQGLDLKRVIMSFPDILSRDVDKILRPNLAFLRSCGFSKGQVMALVAGYPPVLIKSVKHCLEPRIKFLVKEMGRDMGEVVDYPQFFRHGLKRSLEYRHKVLKQKNSSCSLSEMLDCNQKKFAMKFGLVAAV, encoded by the coding sequence ATGGCCAGCGGCGTCAGTAATGGCAAGAGCCTGACGCAGTGGTTGAGGGAGAACGGGTTCGACGAGGAGACCGTCGCGCGCATGGCAAGGAGGTGCAAGAACCTGCACAgcctcgacgccggcgaggcctcgggcgtCTGGGACTACCTCCTCACCAGCGTCAAGATCGAGCGGCGGAGGCTGCGGCACGTGGTGGCCAAGTGCCCCAAGGTGCTCACCCTGCCCGTGGACGGCAAGCTTGTGCCCACGGTGCAGTGCCTCGCCACGCTGCAGGCCAAGCCCGGGGAGGTGGCGCAGGCCATCGCCAAGTTCCCGCAGATACTCTTCCACAGCGTAGAGGAGAAACTCTGCCCACTCCTGGCCTTCTTCCAGACACTCGGCGTCTCCGAGAAGCAGCTCGCCAAGCTGCTCATGGTCAACCCGCGCCTCATCAGCTACAGCATTGAGGCCAAGTTCTCGCAGATGGTCGACTTTCTTGTGGACCTGGACATGGACAAGGAAGGCATGATCGGCAAGATCCTTACCAAGGAGCCGTACATCATGGGGTACAGTGTCGATAAACGGCTGCGTCCCACTGCCGAATTCCTCAAGTCGGAGGTCGGGTTACAGGGGTTAGATCTCAAAAGGGTGATCATGAGCTTCCCTGATATATTGTCACGAGATGTGGATAAGATTCTGCGGCCCAATTTAGCGTTCTTGCGGAGCTGCGGTTTCAGCAAGGGTCAGGTTATGGCATTGGTGGCTGGATACCCTCCTGTTCTTATCAAGAGCGTCAAGCATTGCTTGGAGCCAAGGATAAAGTTCCTGGTCAAAGAAATGGGGCGGGACATGGGTGAGGTGGTAGATTACCCCCAGTTCTTTCGCCATGGCCTCAAGAGGAGCCTGGAGTACCGTCACAAGGTGCTCAAGCAGAAGAACTCAAGTTGCAGCCTCAGCGAGATGCTAGACTGTAATCAGAAGAAGTTTGCCATGAAATTTGGTTTGGTTGCAGCAGTTTAG